A genome region from Methanococcoides burtonii DSM 6242 includes the following:
- a CDS encoding APC family permease produces MAESKSMGLWSATSIGVGAMVGAGIFSIFGVVTQISGDAVYISFIIAGTVVLLSTDSYAKLGARYPSAGGPAEFLIRGFGDGNLSGGLNILLWIGYIFGLALYAKGFSLYAMTFLPSRSPDIWSNIFATAIILIFTASNFIGAKAWADQRFLLFQ; encoded by the coding sequence ATGGCTGAAAGTAAATCAATGGGGTTGTGGTCAGCTACTTCTATTGGTGTTGGTGCAATGGTTGGTGCAGGGATTTTCTCAATATTTGGGGTTGTAACTCAGATATCGGGGGATGCTGTATATATATCCTTCATTATTGCGGGAACGGTAGTCCTTTTAAGTACTGATTCCTATGCAAAATTAGGAGCAAGATACCCTTCTGCAGGTGGACCTGCAGAGTTTCTTATAAGGGGATTTGGTGATGGAAATTTAAGCGGTGGACTAAATATTCTTCTCTGGATTGGATATATATTCGGACTGGCGCTGTATGCAAAGGGATTTTCCCTTTATGCGATGACCTTTCTACCATCCAGATCGCCTGATATCTGGTCGAATATATTTGCTACAGCGATAATACTTATTTTTACAGCCAGTAACTTCATAGGTGCAAAAGCTTGGGCAGATCAGAGATTTTTATTGTTTCAATAA
- a CDS encoding STAS/SEC14 domain-containing protein yields the protein MIEMIQGLPDKVVAVRLTGVVKGEDYDNILVPVIEDKVKEYGKIRVLYQLGPDYEKFSRKAMLEDMELGVKNITSFDRIAVVSDVEWMNHAMELFKYMIPGQVKTYNNEELSEAKAWISE from the coding sequence ATGATTGAGATGATACAGGGTTTGCCAGATAAAGTAGTAGCAGTTCGTTTAACTGGAGTGGTAAAAGGAGAGGACTATGACAATATACTGGTTCCTGTTATTGAGGACAAGGTCAAGGAGTATGGAAAGATTCGTGTGCTCTATCAACTAGGTCCAGATTATGAGAAATTTAGCCGGAAGGCGATGTTGGAGGACATGGAGCTTGGTGTGAAAAACATCACTTCATTTGACAGGATTGCAGTTGTATCTGACGTGGAATGGATGAACCATGCCATGGAACTGTTCAAATATATGATTCCCGGACAAGTAAAGACATATAATAACGAAGAATTATCTGAAGCTAAGGCTTGGATTAGTGAATAA
- the dapB gene encoding 4-hydroxy-tetrahydrodipicolinate reductase: protein MINAGVTGASGRMGKLIIENIIKMEGIQLSSAFDLMNIGKDVGEVAQTGKLDVNISDVADMATVLKESKTNVVIDFTIAPATVANAPVVAGAGVDLIIGTTGFSDEQRATIEGAIIKNGTSAVISPNYSVGVNVFFKILQETAKYLSEYDIEIIEAHHNQKKDAPSGTAMKAAEVISETLGGKDFVYGREGLAPRDKEIGIHAVRGGDIVGDHTVLFAGDGERIEIKHQAHSRNAFASGAVKAAIWINNAGPGIHTMDDILGS, encoded by the coding sequence ATGATAAACGCAGGAGTTACAGGTGCTTCCGGACGAATGGGGAAGCTCATTATTGAGAACATCATCAAGATGGAAGGAATTCAGTTATCTTCCGCGTTCGATCTTATGAACATCGGCAAGGATGTGGGAGAAGTTGCACAAACCGGGAAGCTCGATGTGAACATCTCTGATGTAGCGGACATGGCAACCGTTCTGAAAGAATCAAAGACCAATGTTGTCATTGATTTCACCATTGCCCCTGCAACCGTTGCGAACGCACCAGTAGTAGCTGGAGCCGGAGTTGACCTGATCATAGGAACTACCGGATTCAGCGATGAACAGCGTGCCACTATCGAAGGTGCTATAATCAAAAACGGCACCTCAGCAGTAATCTCACCAAATTATTCAGTTGGTGTCAATGTCTTTTTCAAGATACTTCAGGAAACCGCAAAGTACCTTTCAGAATATGATATAGAGATAATCGAAGCCCACCACAACCAGAAGAAAGATGCACCAAGCGGAACTGCTATGAAAGCAGCAGAGGTCATCAGTGAGACTCTGGGTGGTAAGGACTTTGTTTACGGACGAGAAGGTCTCGCGCCAAGGGATAAAGAGATCGGCATTCATGCAGTTCGCGGAGGAGACATCGTGGGCGATCATACAGTCCTCTTTGCCGGGGATGGCGAAAGGATAGAGATCAAGCATCAGGCACATTCCAGAAATGCATTCGCATCAGGCGCAGTAAAAGCAGCCATATGGATAAATAATGCAGGACCAGGCATCCACACAATGGATGATATACTGGGCTCCTAA
- a CDS encoding L-threonylcarbamoyladenylate synthase, with the protein MSNKTLVIRADSHNFEEELTRAADIIKEGGIVAFPTETVYGLGANALDPDAVKKIFKAKGRPADNPLIVHVASKDQCNDLAKNISQTAFKLMDEFWPGPLTLILKAKKVVPEITTGGLDTVGLRMPANEIALEFIRRSGTPLAAPSANTSGRPSPTSAEHVTQDLEGKIDAIIDGGMVEIGLESTVVDITGDIPAILRPGKVSAEDIRECAGNVEIGYTDKTLEGNETARSPGMKYTHYSPETKVILIEGSSASVENTMVNLITNCHKKGKRVGLLATEEILDSINSDVTYSLGKKDEPNQAARSIFMGLRHLDNKEIDIILVDGTLKTDGIGAAIFNRLRKAADEIIKI; encoded by the coding sequence ATGAGTAACAAAACACTGGTCATTCGGGCTGACAGCCACAATTTCGAAGAAGAATTGACAAGGGCTGCAGACATCATCAAAGAAGGTGGCATCGTTGCATTCCCCACAGAAACGGTCTACGGTCTTGGAGCAAATGCCTTGGATCCTGATGCCGTGAAGAAGATCTTTAAAGCAAAAGGAAGACCAGCAGATAATCCACTCATAGTCCATGTTGCCAGCAAAGACCAGTGCAACGACCTGGCAAAGAATATATCACAAACTGCGTTCAAGCTCATGGATGAATTCTGGCCAGGACCACTCACCCTCATCCTCAAAGCAAAGAAAGTAGTGCCTGAAATTACCACCGGCGGACTTGACACAGTTGGTTTGAGAATGCCTGCCAATGAGATTGCACTTGAATTCATCAGAAGGTCAGGTACACCATTGGCGGCACCTAGTGCCAACACTTCCGGACGACCAAGTCCCACAAGTGCTGAACACGTCACACAAGACCTTGAAGGAAAAATAGATGCAATAATAGACGGAGGGATGGTCGAAATCGGGTTGGAATCAACGGTAGTGGATATTACCGGAGATATACCAGCGATCCTGCGTCCAGGAAAAGTCAGTGCAGAAGATATCAGAGAATGTGCAGGGAACGTAGAAATTGGATATACCGACAAGACCCTTGAAGGAAACGAGACTGCGAGATCACCGGGAATGAAGTACACACATTATTCACCTGAGACAAAAGTAATACTCATAGAAGGTAGCTCGGCGAGTGTTGAAAATACAATGGTGAATCTAATAACGAATTGCCACAAAAAAGGGAAAAGAGTGGGACTTCTTGCAACTGAAGAGATATTGGATTCCATAAACTCTGATGTGACATATTCACTTGGCAAAAAAGATGAACCTAACCAAGCAGCCCGTAGTATATTTATGGGTCTGCGACATCTTGATAATAAAGAAATTGATATTATCCTTGTCGATGGGACATTAAAAACAGACGGAATAGGAGCTGCCATATTTAATCGACTACGTAAAGCGGCAGACGAGATAATAAAAATATGA
- a CDS encoding phosphatase PAP2 family protein, translating into MVMIEGNAVTHLQEFATPWLTYLSAFVYLIGFTGLLIGTFLLFAYKKDEKSLQEFTIAFTLIYLIAYPFYTWFPVYVTSKVLPNMAPLLYTLDPSIVSFIHICAPSLNNCFPSLHSALSFMTMLIIISRTSHISFKAIAVVVTIAIHFTILYLGIHWITDMIGGILLAFTSYYIATRYCEHIVEWSEKRIWKNGLER; encoded by the coding sequence ATGGTTATGATAGAAGGAAATGCAGTAACTCATCTGCAGGAGTTTGCAACGCCATGGCTCACATACCTTTCAGCCTTTGTCTACCTTATCGGATTCACGGGACTGCTGATTGGTACATTCCTTTTATTCGCATACAAAAAAGATGAAAAGAGCCTGCAGGAGTTCACGATTGCCTTTACACTCATCTACCTGATAGCATACCCATTCTACACATGGTTCCCTGTGTATGTAACCAGCAAAGTGTTACCTAATATGGCACCATTGCTCTATACACTTGATCCATCCATCGTATCTTTTATACACATATGTGCCCCCTCACTTAACAATTGCTTCCCAAGCCTTCATTCAGCACTTTCCTTTATGACAATGTTGATCATCATATCCCGAACATCTCATATCAGTTTTAAGGCAATTGCAGTTGTAGTTACTATTGCAATTCATTTCACGATCCTCTACCTTGGAATCCACTGGATTACAGACATGATAGGAGGAATACTGCTGGCTTTCACAAGCTACTATATTGCAACAAGATATTGTGAGCATATAGTAGAGTGGTCCGAAAAGAGAATCTGGAAGAATGGACTGGAAAGGTGA
- a CDS encoding AlbA family DNA-binding domain-containing protein gives MYIRHHREHLLDQAVIRFIEMNPRFFKRYHEQTDPSEKLLKLINKGEGQKLEFKSTLRMNLHTSKPDKRIEHAVTKTIVAYLNSNGGHLLVGVCDDKTILGIEEDNFQNNDKFNLHFTNLIGRSIGNEFLPYIDSELVNVQGRFVLRVDCSPSDIPVFLKEGDKEEFYIRSAAATIEISGRKLIEYIDRRFRT, from the coding sequence GTGTATATACGGCACCACAGGGAGCACCTGCTGGATCAGGCGGTCATAAGGTTCATTGAAATGAATCCTCGGTTCTTCAAACGATACCATGAACAAACAGATCCCTCTGAGAAACTGCTGAAATTAATCAATAAGGGAGAGGGACAAAAACTGGAGTTCAAGTCCACCCTCAGGATGAATCTGCATACGTCAAAACCCGATAAACGGATCGAACACGCGGTCACAAAGACGATCGTAGCATATCTGAATTCCAATGGTGGTCATCTGCTGGTGGGTGTCTGTGATGACAAGACCATCCTGGGTATCGAGGAGGATAACTTCCAGAACAACGATAAGTTCAATCTGCATTTCACAAACCTGATAGGACGCAGTATAGGCAATGAGTTCCTGCCCTATATCGACTCGGAGCTGGTGAACGTCCAAGGTCGGTTTGTACTGAGGGTGGACTGCAGTCCCAGTGACATCCCCGTATTCTTAAAAGAGGGCGATAAGGAGGAATTCTACATACGCTCAGCGGCGGCGACCATCGAGATATCAGGGCGCAAACTCATAGAGTACATTGACCGCCGGTTCAGGACATGA
- a CDS encoding recombinase family protein, with protein MDFEDKGIRVVSLSPSESWSTIEDSHYRRLLTSLFGWVTENEKRILQERIKVGIERYKKENDKCGVDLPKSLIRGRS; from the coding sequence ATGGATTTCGAAGATAAAGGCATCAGGGTCGTTTCATTGAGCCCAAGTGAATCATGGTCTACGATTGAAGATTCTCATTATAGAAGGTTGCTTACATCATTGTTTGGATGGGTGACTGAGAATGAAAAACGGATTTTGCAGGAACGTATCAAGGTCGGTATCGAACGATATAAAAAAGAGAATGATAAGTGTGGGGTAGACCTACCAAAGAGCCTGATAAGAGGGAGGTCATGA
- the gpmA gene encoding 2,3-diphosphoglycerate-dependent phosphoglycerate mutase yields MIQLVLLRHGESISNKENRFTGWADVDLSNRGIVEAKDAGKILRESGFVFDLAFTSVLKRTIKTLWIVLEKMDLMWIPVRKSWHLNERHYGALQGLNKEESLKIDGENQLLIWIKSYDTRPSGLEKNDMRYAGNDPKYKDVDGKRIPVSESLKDSVERVLPYWHHNIVPIIKSGKKVLIVAHGNSLRALIKYLDDIPDEEIVKLDISTNIPLVYELDENLKPIKHYYLDNSGVCR; encoded by the coding sequence ATGATTCAATTAGTTCTTTTAAGGCATGGAGAAAGTATCTCGAATAAAGAAAATCGTTTTACTGGTTGGGCTGATGTTGATCTATCCAACAGAGGTATTGTCGAAGCCAAAGATGCAGGAAAGATTCTCAGGGAATCCGGATTTGTTTTTGATCTGGCATTTACCTCTGTTCTAAAGAGGACAATTAAAACATTATGGATCGTGCTGGAAAAAATGGATTTGATGTGGATTCCTGTTAGAAAATCGTGGCATCTAAATGAACGACACTATGGAGCACTACAGGGATTAAATAAGGAGGAGTCTCTAAAAATAGATGGGGAAAATCAATTGCTCATTTGGATAAAAAGTTATGATACAAGACCCTCTGGACTCGAAAAAAATGATATGCGATATGCAGGCAACGATCCAAAGTACAAAGATGTGGATGGAAAAAGGATTCCGGTTAGTGAAAGCTTAAAAGACAGTGTTGAACGAGTTTTGCCATACTGGCATCATAATATAGTCCCAATAATAAAGTCAGGCAAAAAAGTACTCATAGTTGCTCATGGAAACAGTTTAAGAGCTCTTATAAAATACCTTGATGACATCCCTGATGAGGAGATTGTAAAACTTGATATCTCTACTAACATTCCACTTGTCTATGAGCTTGATGAAAATCTGAAACCCATAAAACATTATTATTTGGATAATTCAGGAGTTTGCAGATAG
- the dapA gene encoding 4-hydroxy-tetrahydrodipicolinate synthase — MFEGVLPALITPFTKDDTIDRTGLIKNIEFAENGKVTGVVVCGTTGESATLSTAEHMEVIDIAVECANVPVVAGTGSNNTAEAVELTKHAEEAGASGALVISPYYNKPNKAGLISHFRTIAEAVEIPIVLYNVPSRTGQDISLEVITELAKIDNIVGIKEASGNLDKASQIIENTMDEDFKVTSGDDGLTLPIMSIGGCGVISVVANIVPDRMSRLVNAFNEGDTATAQQLHYEIAPLIRALFTETNPVPIKRAMNLVGLNAGHLRPPLAPISAENNKLLANCLKELGCLQ, encoded by the coding sequence ATGTTCGAAGGAGTATTACCGGCGCTTATAACTCCGTTCACGAAGGATGACACCATCGACAGGACGGGTCTGATAAAGAATATCGAATTTGCTGAGAATGGCAAAGTGACCGGCGTAGTTGTCTGTGGTACCACAGGCGAATCTGCCACATTATCCACGGCAGAGCACATGGAGGTCATCGATATCGCAGTAGAATGTGCGAACGTACCGGTAGTTGCCGGCACTGGCTCGAACAATACGGCTGAAGCAGTGGAACTAACAAAACACGCTGAAGAGGCCGGAGCCTCAGGTGCTCTTGTAATATCTCCTTATTACAACAAACCGAACAAAGCGGGACTTATATCCCATTTTAGAACAATAGCAGAAGCAGTGGAAATACCGATTGTGCTCTATAACGTGCCATCACGTACAGGGCAGGACATTTCACTGGAAGTTATCACAGAGCTTGCCAAGATCGATAATATCGTAGGGATCAAGGAAGCAAGCGGCAATCTTGACAAAGCATCACAGATAATCGAAAACACAATGGATGAGGATTTCAAGGTCACATCAGGAGATGATGGACTTACCTTGCCCATAATGAGTATCGGTGGATGTGGTGTTATATCCGTGGTAGCCAACATTGTGCCGGACAGGATGAGCAGGCTTGTCAATGCCTTCAACGAAGGTGACACGGCAACCGCCCAGCAATTGCACTATGAAATAGCTCCACTTATACGTGCTCTTTTCACAGAAACTAACCCAGTGCCAATAAAGCGTGCAATGAATCTTGTCGGCCTCAATGCAGGTCACTTAAGACCACCTCTTGCACCGATCAGTGCTGAAAATAATAAGCTTCTTGCAAATTGCCTTAAAGAACTCGGGTGTCTACAATGA
- a CDS encoding heparan-alpha-glucosaminide N-acetyltransferase translates to MTKTYERKWEIDLLRGIAITLMVFFHLLYDLYYFGYYDNDIRTGEVFLIGRAAAFLFIFVAGISLTLSFSKQLEMEQTKPKFIKYVKRGSKIFLWGMAITAGSYIFLREGIIIFGALHFIGVAIILSYPFLKQRSASLVAAFLTIIAGIPLRTITIEQPWLLWIGIQPTGFRSYDYFPLIPWFGVMLMGIFTGNVLYPQYKRKFILSDISELTHIKVLTYMGKRSLRIYLLHQPILIAIFYITGFADLSQFIP, encoded by the coding sequence ATGACAAAAACCTATGAAAGAAAATGGGAGATCGACCTCCTAAGAGGAATAGCCATCACATTGATGGTCTTTTTCCATCTGCTCTATGATCTTTATTATTTCGGTTACTATGACAATGATATACGAACAGGTGAGGTTTTTCTAATAGGAAGAGCAGCAGCATTTTTATTTATATTCGTAGCAGGGATCTCACTCACGTTAAGCTTCTCAAAACAACTTGAGATGGAGCAGACCAAGCCTAAATTTATAAAATATGTAAAAAGAGGATCTAAGATATTTTTATGGGGGATGGCAATAACTGCCGGAAGCTATATTTTTTTGAGAGAAGGCATTATCATATTCGGAGCGCTCCATTTCATAGGAGTAGCCATAATACTTTCATATCCATTTCTAAAGCAACGGTCTGCAAGTCTGGTAGCAGCTTTTTTAACAATTATCGCCGGAATACCATTACGAACAATTACAATCGAACAACCGTGGTTGTTATGGATAGGCATCCAGCCAACAGGATTTAGATCATACGATTATTTCCCACTAATTCCATGGTTCGGAGTCATGCTAATGGGTATTTTCACAGGAAATGTGCTTTATCCGCAATACAAAAGAAAGTTTATCCTTTCGGACATTTCAGAACTTACTCACATAAAGGTATTAACATATATGGGAAAACGATCACTGCGAATCTATCTGCTCCACCAACCAATATTGATAGCTATCTTTTATATTACAGGATTTGCAGACCTAAGCCAGTTCATTCCATGA
- the dinB gene encoding DNA polymerase IV, producing the protein MIFHIDMDSFYSSVEVAADPKLKGLPVVVGSDPLQGVGRGVVSTCSYEAREFGIKSAMAISKAYHLCPEAVYLRVNMPLYKKVSNSIMELLRNYSSKFQQVSVDEAYLDVSYIVSGFDEAKKLAMQIKKDVFQKEGITCSVGIGPNKSIAKIASDFQKPDGLTIVSPENVRSFLYPLDVSRISGIGKKTSVMLGQMGIRTIGELAIHNVQDLREKFGKFGLVMHQLANGVDGRKVQESGEIKSISKEDTFDKDTSDMEYLESVVDTLSEHVHTSLSKKKYLFKTVTIKVRLEDFTTYTRAKTLAAHSDDLVTIRKTAKGLLQEFNGKNKLRLLGVGVTKLDKLDERQTRLSDFF; encoded by the coding sequence ATGATCTTTCATATTGATATGGACAGCTTTTATTCATCCGTGGAAGTAGCTGCAGATCCTAAGCTTAAAGGGTTGCCTGTGGTGGTTGGCTCTGATCCGTTGCAAGGGGTTGGCAGGGGTGTTGTAAGCACTTGTTCCTATGAGGCACGTGAGTTTGGAATAAAGTCAGCAATGGCCATATCAAAAGCATATCATCTCTGTCCTGAAGCTGTATATCTGCGTGTTAACATGCCTTTGTACAAGAAGGTCTCCAACTCCATTATGGAACTGCTTAGAAACTATTCTTCAAAGTTCCAGCAAGTAAGTGTGGATGAAGCTTATCTTGATGTTTCCTATATTGTTTCCGGGTTTGATGAAGCTAAAAAACTGGCTATGCAGATAAAAAAAGATGTCTTCCAAAAGGAGGGCATCACCTGTTCTGTCGGTATCGGTCCTAATAAGTCTATTGCGAAAATAGCATCAGATTTCCAAAAGCCCGATGGGTTGACAATAGTTAGCCCAGAGAATGTCAGGTCTTTCCTTTATCCTCTGGACGTTTCTCGAATCTCGGGTATTGGTAAAAAAACGAGTGTGATGCTGGGGCAGATGGGGATCAGGACGATCGGGGAACTTGCTATACATAATGTCCAGGATTTGCGTGAGAAGTTTGGTAAGTTCGGCCTGGTCATGCATCAGCTTGCCAATGGTGTAGATGGTCGGAAAGTTCAGGAAAGTGGGGAAATAAAATCTATCAGTAAAGAGGACACTTTCGACAAAGATACTTCTGATATGGAATATCTGGAAAGTGTGGTGGATACTCTCTCCGAGCATGTGCATACTTCCCTCTCAAAGAAGAAATACTTGTTCAAGACAGTTACAATAAAGGTCAGACTCGAGGATTTCACAACCTATACAAGAGCGAAAACACTTGCCGCACATTCCGATGACCTTGTCACTATCAGAAAAACAGCAAAAGGGTTGCTTCAGGAATTCAATGGAAAAAATAAATTACGCTTGTTGGGAGTAGGTGTCACAAAATTGGACAAGCTGGATGAAAGGCAGACCCGACTTTCGGATTTCTTCTGA
- a CDS encoding 30S ribosomal protein S17e, with protein MGNIRQTHIKNIAFRLVENYGDVFTTDFDKNKLLVSQYTTIEGKVIRNRVAGYVTRKIRYPKLI; from the coding sequence ATGGGAAATATTAGACAAACACATATCAAGAACATTGCATTCCGTCTGGTCGAGAACTATGGAGACGTTTTTACAACCGATTTTGACAAGAACAAGCTTCTCGTCTCCCAATACACAACTATCGAGGGCAAAGTAATCAGAAACCGTGTAGCAGGTTACGTTACCCGCAAGATCAGATATCCAAAATTAATTTAA
- a CDS encoding DedA family protein, which translates to MIDGQFSIPYLEHLSYAGIFITLAVLGHFIPLPEEVLLLTIGYFVSLGFGNLGIVIVVSLIAGCSGDILLYWLSKNGSKLFLHLNRNINEKKIVKYENLMQTHDGKTVFVLRLIVGLRFFGPVVAGSANVAWRKFLFYDLLALLIYYPSLIFLGYHFHNNLRNLISEVGIFSHIIFFIVVGLFGIAISIYSKKKF; encoded by the coding sequence ATGATAGATGGGCAGTTCTCAATACCTTATTTAGAGCATTTATCATATGCAGGAATTTTCATTACTCTTGCTGTTCTAGGCCATTTTATACCGCTACCAGAAGAAGTTCTTCTCCTTACTATAGGGTACTTTGTTAGCCTGGGTTTTGGTAATCTAGGGATTGTTATTGTTGTTAGCTTGATTGCTGGTTGTTCCGGGGACATATTACTATACTGGCTTAGTAAAAATGGCAGTAAATTGTTTTTGCATCTTAATCGTAATATTAATGAAAAAAAGATTGTCAAGTATGAAAATTTAATGCAAACCCATGATGGAAAAACGGTTTTTGTATTACGTTTAATCGTGGGTCTTCGTTTTTTTGGCCCTGTTGTTGCAGGATCTGCAAATGTTGCATGGCGAAAATTTCTGTTTTATGATCTACTGGCTTTGTTGATCTATTATCCATCTCTGATATTTCTTGGGTACCATTTCCACAATAATCTCAGAAATCTGATATCTGAAGTTGGTATCTTTAGTCATATTATATTTTTTATTGTAGTAGGACTATTTGGAATAGCTATAAGCATATACTCTAAGAAAAAATTTTAA
- a CDS encoding signal recognition particle protein Srp54 — MVMDKLGSSLQDALKKLVGAGRIDEKTVTEVVKDIQRALLQADVNVKLVMQMSSHIKERALKEEVPPGMNPREHVIKIVYQELISIVGRSADIPLKPQTIMMIGLQGSGKTTTTSKLSRYFQRKGLKPAVICADTFRPGAYQQLKTLCDKLNVPFYGEVGNPDAVGIVERGLAELGKNDVLIVDTAGRHSLEADLIDEMEQIHEIAQPDYKLLVLDGAIGQQASEQARAFNDSVGISGVVISKLDGTAKGGGALSAVSETNSAIAFIGVGETPDDLEKFEPDRFISRLLGMGDIKSLIEKAEETLSEEDIDMEAMMRGRFTLKDMYSQLEAMNKMGPMKQIMQMLPLGGMGAKLSDDAYKVTEDKMKGYRVLMDSMTEEELLNPRLLGSSRIKRISLGSGSSPDAVRELLKYYKMMQNAMKGLRGGKFNIQKMMKKMGM, encoded by the coding sequence ATGGTAATGGATAAACTCGGCAGTTCTCTTCAGGACGCTTTAAAGAAACTGGTCGGCGCTGGGCGCATCGATGAAAAAACGGTCACTGAGGTCGTAAAGGATATTCAAAGAGCATTGTTGCAGGCGGATGTCAATGTCAAGCTTGTAATGCAGATGTCCAGTCACATCAAGGAACGTGCCTTGAAGGAAGAAGTTCCGCCTGGAATGAACCCACGTGAGCATGTCATCAAGATCGTTTATCAGGAACTCATCAGTATCGTAGGCAGAAGCGCTGATATTCCTCTGAAACCTCAGACGATAATGATGATTGGTCTGCAGGGCAGCGGTAAGACCACTACGACTTCCAAACTATCCCGCTATTTCCAGAGAAAAGGACTTAAGCCTGCTGTCATTTGTGCGGACACGTTCCGTCCAGGTGCATATCAACAATTGAAGACCCTTTGTGACAAATTGAACGTTCCATTCTACGGCGAGGTAGGTAATCCCGATGCCGTGGGGATCGTGGAAAGAGGATTGGCAGAACTTGGGAAGAACGATGTCCTTATCGTGGACACGGCAGGTCGTCACTCTCTGGAAGCTGACCTCATCGATGAGATGGAACAGATCCATGAGATTGCACAACCGGATTACAAATTACTGGTCCTTGATGGTGCCATTGGTCAGCAGGCAAGCGAGCAAGCAAGGGCTTTCAATGATTCTGTGGGTATTTCCGGAGTTGTCATCTCCAAACTAGATGGTACTGCAAAAGGTGGTGGGGCATTGTCCGCTGTCTCCGAGACGAATTCCGCCATTGCTTTCATTGGTGTGGGTGAAACCCCGGACGACCTCGAGAAGTTCGAACCGGATCGGTTCATTTCCCGTCTTCTTGGTATGGGTGATATCAAATCACTGATCGAAAAGGCAGAAGAAACTCTTTCTGAAGAGGATATTGACATGGAGGCCATGATGCGGGGCCGTTTCACTCTCAAGGACATGTATTCACAGCTTGAGGCAATGAACAAGATGGGTCCTATGAAACAGATCATGCAAATGCTCCCTCTTGGTGGTATGGGTGCTAAGCTTTCAGATGATGCTTACAAGGTCACCGAGGATAAAATGAAAGGTTATCGTGTTCTCATGGACTCAATGACTGAAGAGGAACTCCTCAATCCAAGACTTCTCGGTAGTTCACGTATCAAGAGGATCTCCTTGGGTTCGGGTAGCAGTCCGGATGCTGTGCGGGAACTTCTAAAATATTATAAGATGATGCAAAACGCCATGAAGGGGCTTCGTGGTGGTAAGTTCAACATACAGAAAATGATGAAAAAGATGGGAATGTAA
- a CDS encoding Zn-ribbon domain-containing protein produces the protein MPHKCTRCEKIFEDGAEVILSGCPNCGWNKFLYVKDMEPEKEVQVQPETVDSVDDDIPAEQFIREIDDIIGIEHKERETVEEEGERVESVRILGPGSYELNLNSLFEREEIVMAIKQDGTYAVDLSSAFRKKKKKHN, from the coding sequence ATGCCACACAAATGTACCCGATGTGAAAAAATATTCGAAGACGGAGCCGAAGTAATTCTAAGCGGCTGCCCTAACTGTGGCTGGAACAAGTTCCTTTATGTGAAGGACATGGAACCTGAAAAAGAGGTCCAAGTACAGCCAGAGACAGTGGACAGCGTCGATGACGACATCCCGGCAGAACAGTTCATCAGGGAAATAGATGACATCATCGGTATTGAACATAAGGAAAGAGAAACAGTTGAAGAAGAAGGAGAACGTGTTGAGTCCGTAAGAATACTCGGACCTGGGTCCTATGAACTGAACCTGAACTCACTCTTTGAAAGGGAAGAGATAGTCATGGCCATCAAGCAGGATGGAACATACGCAGTCGATCTCTCATCTGCATTCAGGAAGAAAAAGAAAAAACACAATTGA